A segment of the Sanyastnella coralliicola genome:
AACTCTAGAAGATGGATACTCCTATGATGAACAAATGGAGTCACAGCGCAAGAACAGTGATCGTCAATACCCGCACGTAGCCAATCAATTTGAAAAGCAGATTATGCGGATTGATCTATCATCATTGAGCTTCAATAAAGCAGATGAAGATCTTTTCAAGAATGCCTACGAGATGATGACTATCAATCAGCTCGAAGATGCGGTAGATTCTATTGAAGTGAATATCCAGCGCAAGCAAGATGATCTTGAGCGCTACGGACTACGAACAATGCTTTTCCGTCGCGATTCACTGGCACAGTACCTACCGAGCAATCGCGAGGAAATCGAGCAAGTTGCTATTGCTAACGATAGTTTAGCTTCAGACACTTCTATGGTAGCCGTAGCTGAAAGCACTGCCCTTGACACACCACCAGCTCGCAAGGGAATGTTTGCCAGCCTTTCCTATGCGCAACAACGCCGAGCTGTGAACCAAGCTATTGAAACAAGTAGAAGCTTCCAGAAGAGCATCAACAATGTGCTCGACGATATAAACAGCAAACGAAAATTGGCCAATAAGCACGAGATCGAGTGGCACCGAAAGTTCTTCCTCGCCTTTTCTTGTGTGGTGCTCTTCTTCATTGGAGCGCCTTTAGGTGCCATTATCCGTAAGGGAGGCCTTGGTCTGCCAACGGTTGTAGCCATCATTCTCTTTCTAGTTTACTACATACTCACCATCTTTGGCGAACGAATGGTTCGATCAGGGTCTTTGATCCCTGTAGTAGGAATGTGGATCAGTTCGGTAATACTCTTCCCAATGAGTGTTTTCCTAACCTACAAAGCCGCTACAGACTCTACGATCATGAATGTAGACTCTTATTTGAACTGGTTTAAGAAGATCTTCAAGCGAAACAAGAATGCGGATTCTGCAACTGTGCAATAAACCACCCTTCCCTCCGAAAGACGGCGGCTGTATTGCCATGAATAATATTTCGCGCGGTCTCTTAAGTCAAGGCCATGAACTCAAGCTGATCACGATTTACACGCACAAGCATGATCTGGAGCTTGATAAGATGTCGCAAGAGTACATTGACAAGACTGACATTGAAGGCGTTTTCGTTGACACCAAGGTGAACATCGTGGATGCTTTCTCGAGCTTGATTACTCAAGATTCGTACAACGTCAGTCGTTTCTTCTCGCCAGACCTTGATATTCGCTTAGCGAATCTCCTGCGCAGAAAGAAGTTTGACATCATTCACCTCGAGAGTCTTTTCATGACGCCGTATATCGGTACAATCAGAAGACACAGCAAGGCGCCCATTGTCTTGCGTTCGCATAACCTCGAATACATTATCTGGGAGCGTATCGCCGAAGGCACAAGGAATCCAGCCAAAAAGGCCTACCTGAAATACTTGAGCAAACGTTTGAAAGACTACGAGCTCAGCGTGATTCATGATGTAGACGGCATTGCGGCGATTTCTGCTGAGGACGAAGAGAAATATGCTTCGCTTGGCTTTGAACGACCGCTTCTCACTATCCCATTCGGGATTGACACAGACCAATACCCTTTCTCACCACACAAAAAAGAGAAAGTCACTTTGTTCCATATTGGTGCCATGGATTGGCGACCAAACCTTGAGGCCATGCTATGGTTTCTAGAAGATGTTTGGCCTTTGATTAACATGAAGTTCCCTGACCTGGAGCTTCACCTAGCAGGACGAGGCCTGACTGATGATCTTTTGGGTACATCATATAAGAACGTGGTCATTCACGGCGAAGTCGAGTCGGCAAAAGACTTCATGGCGGAGCACTCGATCATGATAGTCCCTCTCCTATCTGCCGGTGGTATTCGTGTAAAAATCATCGAAGGTATGGCGATGGGTAAAGCCATTGTCTCAACATCAGTTGGTGCTGAGGGAATTGATGCAACACCAAACCAACACCTGGCTATCGGAGATGAAGCGGAGACCTTCGCAACAGCCATTTCAAGGTTAGTTGATGCTCCTGAGCGAATCACGCAAATGGGACATGAAGCCCGAGACCTGGCGTCTAAACTCTTTGACAACAGGGTGATTATAGACAACCTCATTCAATTCTACCAAAGCCTGGATTCAGAACGATGAAGGTATTTGTCTTAAGTAGCCGTGTACCCTATCCTCTAGAAAAAGGAGATAAACTTCGAATCTATCATCAGATTCGACAGCTGTCTCAACACTTTGAGGTGACGCTCTGCTGCTTAGACGCTGATAGTACATCACAAGAAGCCATTGATCACCTAAAGACAATTTGCCACCGTGTGGAGGTTATTCCACTTCCAAAATGGAAGATCTTATTTCGCATGGCATTTGCTGCAGTGAGCACTCGCCCGTTTCAATGCCACTATTTCTTGCAGCGAAAGGCGCGTAGAAGAGTTCACGAGTTAATCGATGAAATCAAGCCAGATCATCTCTACTGTCAGCTCATTCGCGTGACCGAATACGTGAAGCACATCCACCACATTCCAAAAACTCTGGATTACATGGATGCTTTCAATAAAGGGATGGAGCGCCAATCTAAAACCAGTAAGTGGTACTTACGTCCGATTTGGCGGTTGGAAGCACGAAAACTAGTGAAGTACGAAAACCTCATTTTCGACTACTTCGAGCATCACACGATCATCTCCGAACAAGACCAAAAGCTTATTTATCACCCACACAGGAAACAGATCAAGGTAATTCCTAACGGTGTTGATATAGAGTTTTTTACACCCAAAAAGGCAAACAAAGAGTTTGACATTGTTTTCACAGGCAACATGTCCTATCCTCCCAATGTAGATACTGCAGTAGAGTTAGCTACTCGCATTCTTCCAATGGTGAAGGAAGAGTTCCCACAAGCATGCTTACTTATTGCCGGAGCAAGTCCAAACAATCGCGTCAAAGCGCTTCAGAGCAAAGACGTGAAAGTCACAGGATGGGTAGATGATATCCGTGATGCATATGCTAGCGGACAGGTATTTGCAGCTCCTATGCGCATTGGGACGGGACTCCAAAACAAGTTGCTTGAAGCCATGTCCATGGGCATTCCGTGTGTCACCAGTTCGCTTGCCAACAACGCACTACATGCTATTGATGAGAAGCAAGTTTTAGTAGCAGATAACCCCTATGATCAAGCAGCAGCGATTGTTCGTTTACTTCACTCTGCACCAGAGCGTTCAGAGCTAGGTCAAAATGGCCGACGATTCGTAGAGGACAATTATTCTTGGAAGGCGGCAACAACGGAGCTGATAGATATCATCCGCAATTCTTGAGTGACACTGTAAATCACCATTTACATTTGTACCTTCGGAACATAATTCTTTTGACATGAAAGACTACGTGATGGGCATCCCTAGCGTCGATCTTGCTGATTTCCTCAGCGGAGACGCCGATAGAAAAGCGAAATTCGTTAAAGAACTGGGTGAAGCATACCAAAACATTGGCTTCGTTGCAGTGAAGAACCACTTAGTGGGTGATGAATTGGTAAAAACCCTTTATCAAGAAGTACCTAAGTTTTTTGCCCTACCTGATGATGTAAAAGAAAAATACGAGATCGAAGGATTAGCAGGTCAGCGTGGCTATACCAGCTTTGGTAAAGAGCACGCCAAAGACAGCAATGCAGGAGACCTCAAGGAGTTCTGGCATTTCGGACAAGAAGTGACTGACAATGACCCTATCAAGTCTCAATATCCTGATAATGTGATTGTAGACGAAGTGCCTGGGTTCAACACTTCAGGGCGCCAAGCTTACGAGCAGCTTGAAGCTACAGGACGTGAAATGCTTCGCGCCATTGCCATCTTCCTTGAACTTGACGAGAATTACTTTGACGACAAGATTCACAACGGAAATAGCATTCTTCGACCAATCCACTACCCTCCGATCACTTCTGAGCCTAAATCAGCAGTTCGTGCTGGGCAACATGAAGACATCAACTTAATTACGCTTCTTATTGGCGCTAGCGCGGAAGGGTTGCAGGTGTTGAATAAACAAGGAGAATGGAAAGACGTAACGGCTCTTCCAGATCACATTGTAGTCAATGTGGGAGATATGCTACAACGTCTAACAAACGGAAAACTCCGCTCTACAACGCACAGAGTGGTGAACCCACCGCGTGAAAAGTGGAATACTTCACGTTTCTCTATTCCTTTCTTCCTTCACCCTCGTTCAGAAATGCGCTTGGATTGCCTTTCAAATTGTGTGGAGCCAGGACAAGAGCCGAACTTCGCGCCAATTAGCGCGGGAGAATACCTTGATGAACGTCTAGCAGAGATCGGTCTTAAGAAATAATGAAACTAAGGATCAAAGGAAATTCGATCCGACTTCGCTTACTTCAATCCGAGGTGGCAACTTTGGCTGAAGGTGGAACGGTAAACGAAACCACTTCTCTTCCAGGGGCTTCCTTTAGCTATCAACTGGCCGCTTCTGAAGTATCGAAGGTCGAATTGAAACATAATACCCTCTTCATCTTTGCCCAAGACGATCAATTGAAATCCTGGGCTACCAGTGAAGATGTTGGAATTTACTCAACGCTTCCCACTGAAAATGGCGACCTTCGAATAACGATTGAAAAGGATTTTACCTGCCTGACATCTCGTCCAAATGAAGATGAGACAGACAACTATCCGAATCCGAAGGCAAGTCATTAATGGTTCTAGAAGACAAATTTGGTCGACGTATTAACTACTTAAGATTAGCGGTGACAGACCGCTGCAATCTTCGGTGCCATTACTGTTTGCCAGAAGGCTTCCACAACTTTCTTCCAAAGGACCATTTACTGAGCTTCGAAGAGATTATCCGTCTACTTCGCATTGTGAGCTCCTTAGGCGTTACCAAACTACGCATTACAGGTGGTGAACCTTTTGTACGCAAAGACCTGATGACCTTGCTGCGCATGATTCATCAAGAGCAGTTGTTCGAATCGTTGCATATGACAACCAATGGTGTGCTCACGGAGCCACACATTGAAGAACTCGTAACCTTGGGATTCAAGAGTATTAATCTCAGCCTTGACAGTCTAGATCGTAAGCGTTTCCTTCAAATCACCAAAAGAGATGAGTTTGAACGAGTGATGAACACACTGTTGGCTCTCGAAAAATCAGTCATTAAGACCAAGATTAATGCCGTGGTCATGGCAGAAGAGAACACTCAAGACATTCTTCCTTTTGTCCAATTCACTCAAGACCACGACGTTCACGTTCGATTCATTGAAGAGATGCCATTCAACGGCACAGGTCGTCAACCAAAGTCAACATGGAATTTCAAGGCGATTGAATCTCATATCACCTCAGCTTTTGATTTGGAGCCACTTACCATGGCTCCTGGCGATACTGCTCAGGAGTACTCAATCAAAGGACACATAGGAAGCGTAGGTATTATTGCTGCCGCTAGTCGCACTTTCTGCGGTTCATGCAATCGTTTGCGCATCGGCCCTCGCGGTGATCTTCAATCATGTCTTTACGGTCCTGCTGATACTTCATTGTTTGACTTGTTTAGATCAGGCGCTGAT
Coding sequences within it:
- a CDS encoding glycosyltransferase translates to MKVFVLSSRVPYPLEKGDKLRIYHQIRQLSQHFEVTLCCLDADSTSQEAIDHLKTICHRVEVIPLPKWKILFRMAFAAVSTRPFQCHYFLQRKARRRVHELIDEIKPDHLYCQLIRVTEYVKHIHHIPKTLDYMDAFNKGMERQSKTSKWYLRPIWRLEARKLVKYENLIFDYFEHHTIISEQDQKLIYHPHRKQIKVIPNGVDIEFFTPKKANKEFDIVFTGNMSYPPNVDTAVELATRILPMVKEEFPQACLLIAGASPNNRVKALQSKDVKVTGWVDDIRDAYASGQVFAAPMRIGTGLQNKLLEAMSMGIPCVTSSLANNALHAIDEKQVLVADNPYDQAAAIVRLLHSAPERSELGQNGRRFVEDNYSWKAATTELIDIIRNS
- a CDS encoding glycosyltransferase family 4 protein, whose protein sequence is MNNISRGLLSQGHELKLITIYTHKHDLELDKMSQEYIDKTDIEGVFVDTKVNIVDAFSSLITQDSYNVSRFFSPDLDIRLANLLRRKKFDIIHLESLFMTPYIGTIRRHSKAPIVLRSHNLEYIIWERIAEGTRNPAKKAYLKYLSKRLKDYELSVIHDVDGIAAISAEDEEKYASLGFERPLLTIPFGIDTDQYPFSPHKKEKVTLFHIGAMDWRPNLEAMLWFLEDVWPLINMKFPDLELHLAGRGLTDDLLGTSYKNVVIHGEVESAKDFMAEHSIMIVPLLSAGGIRVKIIEGMAMGKAIVSTSVGAEGIDATPNQHLAIGDEAETFATAISRLVDAPERITQMGHEARDLASKLFDNRVIIDNLIQFYQSLDSER
- a CDS encoding isopenicillin N synthase family dioxygenase — encoded protein: MKDYVMGIPSVDLADFLSGDADRKAKFVKELGEAYQNIGFVAVKNHLVGDELVKTLYQEVPKFFALPDDVKEKYEIEGLAGQRGYTSFGKEHAKDSNAGDLKEFWHFGQEVTDNDPIKSQYPDNVIVDEVPGFNTSGRQAYEQLEATGREMLRAIAIFLELDENYFDDKIHNGNSILRPIHYPPITSEPKSAVRAGQHEDINLITLLIGASAEGLQVLNKQGEWKDVTALPDHIVVNVGDMLQRLTNGKLRSTTHRVVNPPREKWNTSRFSIPFFLHPRSEMRLDCLSNCVEPGQEPNFAPISAGEYLDERLAEIGLKK
- the moaA gene encoding GTP 3',8-cyclase MoaA, which translates into the protein MVLEDKFGRRINYLRLAVTDRCNLRCHYCLPEGFHNFLPKDHLLSFEEIIRLLRIVSSLGVTKLRITGGEPFVRKDLMTLLRMIHQEQLFESLHMTTNGVLTEPHIEELVTLGFKSINLSLDSLDRKRFLQITKRDEFERVMNTLLALEKSVIKTKINAVVMAEENTQDILPFVQFTQDHDVHVRFIEEMPFNGTGRQPKSTWNFKAIESHITSAFDLEPLTMAPGDTAQEYSIKGHIGSVGIIAAASRTFCGSCNRLRIGPRGDLQSCLYGPADTSLFDLFRSGADDLAIAERLTALVSRKPKDGFAAEKELVNSGERHASMATIGG
- a CDS encoding DUF7009 family protein; its protein translation is MKLRIKGNSIRLRLLQSEVATLAEGGTVNETTSLPGASFSYQLAASEVSKVELKHNTLFIFAQDDQLKSWATSEDVGIYSTLPTENGDLRITIEKDFTCLTSRPNEDETDNYPNPKASH
- a CDS encoding LptF/LptG family permease; the encoded protein is MVTFIIALFILDMQFLWVYADDLMGKGLEGTVILELMIYASARLVNMALPLAILMSSIMTMGALAEHYELTAMKSAGQSLVRILRPLTIAIVFVAVSAFYFSNNVWPIANLKFRTLLYSVTKQKPALNLSDGVFYNGIDGFSIRVGRKDPKTDELTDVLIYDHRESSEGSRTVIRAQRGYMKQTEDKRYLLVTLEDGYSYDEQMESQRKNSDRQYPHVANQFEKQIMRIDLSSLSFNKADEDLFKNAYEMMTINQLEDAVDSIEVNIQRKQDDLERYGLRTMLFRRDSLAQYLPSNREEIEQVAIANDSLASDTSMVAVAESTALDTPPARKGMFASLSYAQQRRAVNQAIETSRSFQKSINNVLDDINSKRKLANKHEIEWHRKFFLAFSCVVLFFIGAPLGAIIRKGGLGLPTVVAIILFLVYYILTIFGERMVRSGSLIPVVGMWISSVILFPMSVFLTYKAATDSTIMNVDSYLNWFKKIFKRNKNADSATVQ